Proteins encoded within one genomic window of Bacillus thuringiensis:
- a CDS encoding MFS transporter: MEEAILVKREPLWTKEFFALILANLCMFLGFQMLIPTLPVYVKEIGGTSSNIGFVVGMFTVAALFVRPLTGNALQKFNKKIILMIGTAICLLAMGSYLFASTVFLLLAVRILHGAGFGITTTTYGTVVSDLIPQARRGEGMGYFGLSGTIAMALGPLIGLWLMQTYNFTILFLCALSCTIVSLILTKLLQIKKSPQPPQQTSGTFLDGFIERKALLPSLLILCITLMYGGIGSFITLFATEVGIADISLFFLFNALAIAVTRPFSGKLYDAKGHAFVIIPGVIITFTGIILLSYTTTIPSLIIAAACYGSGFGAIQPALQAWMIDRVAPHRRGVATATFFSAFDLGIGAGAIIFGFIAHFTNYATVYRYSSLLLIAFLFIYITSIRKQKHGDKKREKAAG; the protein is encoded by the coding sequence ATGGAAGAAGCAATACTCGTAAAACGAGAACCGTTATGGACGAAAGAGTTTTTTGCGCTAATTCTAGCAAACTTATGTATGTTTTTAGGATTTCAAATGTTAATTCCGACTTTACCTGTTTATGTAAAAGAAATTGGCGGCACAAGTTCCAATATCGGATTTGTTGTCGGTATGTTTACCGTTGCAGCACTTTTTGTTAGACCGCTAACTGGGAACGCCCTGCAGAAATTCAATAAAAAAATCATTTTAATGATTGGCACTGCTATTTGTTTACTCGCTATGGGTAGTTATCTTTTCGCTTCAACTGTTTTCCTATTGCTTGCCGTTCGAATTTTACACGGAGCTGGTTTTGGTATTACAACGACTACATATGGAACTGTCGTTTCAGATTTAATTCCGCAAGCTCGCCGCGGTGAGGGCATGGGATATTTCGGACTTTCTGGAACGATTGCAATGGCGCTCGGTCCACTTATCGGACTTTGGCTTATGCAAACATATAACTTCACGATTCTTTTTTTATGTGCACTTTCCTGTACAATTGTTTCCTTAATATTAACGAAACTACTTCAAATTAAAAAATCACCGCAACCACCACAGCAAACATCTGGTACTTTTCTCGATGGATTTATTGAGCGCAAAGCTTTACTTCCTTCATTATTAATATTATGTATTACATTAATGTACGGCGGGATTGGAAGCTTTATTACATTATTTGCTACGGAAGTCGGCATTGCTGATATAAGCCTCTTCTTCTTATTTAATGCGCTTGCAATCGCTGTCACTCGTCCGTTTTCTGGAAAGTTATATGATGCGAAAGGTCATGCATTCGTTATTATTCCAGGAGTTATTATTACGTTTACAGGCATTATTTTATTGTCGTATACAACTACCATTCCAAGTTTAATTATTGCAGCAGCATGCTACGGAAGTGGTTTTGGAGCGATTCAACCGGCACTACAAGCATGGATGATCGACCGAGTAGCGCCGCACCGACGAGGAGTCGCAACAGCTACATTCTTCTCAGCATTTGACCTCGGCATTGGCGCTGGCGCAATTATATTTGGATTCATTGCACATTTTACAAACTACGCAACTGTATATCGCTATTCCTCTCTACTACTTATTGCTTTCCTGTTCATTTACATCACAAGTATAAGAAAACAAAAGCATGGGGATAAAAAAAGAGAAAAAGCTGCTGGATAA
- a CDS encoding DUF871 domain-containing protein → MRRLGISIYPEHSTVEKDKEYLTLASKYGFNRVFTCLLSVDGEKEKIIEEFKETISHANTLGFQVLVDISPAVFEQLGISYNDLSFFHELGAYGIRLDVGFSGLEESIMTYNPYGLKIEINMSNGTKYVDNIMSHRPNRENLIGCHNFYPHRYSGLSYDHFIKCSKQFKDYGMRTAAFISSFDATYGPWPVTEGLCTLEQHRELPMTTQAKHLFATELIDDVIIANAYASEEELEALGALNKEKQTFDIELYDTTTELERIIVLDEPHFYRGDVSEYMIRSTQSRVKYKKEEFKPHNTREIKRGDLLIDNEQYGQYKGELQIALKDMVNTGKTNVVGRIVEEEIFLLDYLQAWDKFGFTLKK, encoded by the coding sequence TTGAGACGATTAGGTATTTCTATTTATCCAGAACATTCAACAGTAGAGAAAGACAAGGAGTATTTAACATTAGCAAGTAAATACGGATTTAATCGTGTATTTACATGTTTATTATCTGTAGATGGTGAAAAAGAGAAAATTATAGAAGAGTTTAAAGAAACGATTTCTCATGCAAATACATTAGGGTTCCAAGTGTTAGTTGATATTAGTCCAGCTGTTTTTGAACAACTAGGTATTTCGTATAATGATTTATCGTTCTTCCATGAACTAGGTGCGTACGGTATTCGTTTAGATGTTGGATTCTCTGGTTTAGAAGAATCAATTATGACTTACAATCCATACGGCTTAAAAATTGAGATTAATATGAGTAACGGTACGAAGTATGTAGATAACATTATGAGCCATAGACCAAATCGTGAAAATTTAATTGGTTGCCATAATTTTTATCCGCATCGTTATTCAGGATTATCATACGATCATTTTATTAAATGCTCGAAACAATTTAAAGATTATGGTATGAGAACGGCTGCTTTTATTTCATCATTTGATGCAACATATGGACCTTGGCCAGTAACAGAAGGATTATGTACGTTAGAGCAGCATCGTGAATTACCAATGACGACACAAGCGAAGCATTTATTTGCGACGGAATTAATTGATGATGTTATTATTGCGAATGCATATGCTTCAGAAGAAGAATTAGAGGCACTAGGTGCATTAAATAAAGAGAAACAAACATTTGATATAGAGTTATATGATACAACGACAGAACTAGAAAGAATTATCGTATTAGACGAACCTCATTTTTATCGCGGGGATGTATCTGAATATATGATTCGCTCGACACAAAGCCGTGTGAAATATAAAAAAGAAGAGTTTAAACCTCATAATACACGTGAAATTAAGCGCGGCGATCTTTTAATTGATAATGAGCAATATGGCCAATATAAAGGTGAATTGCAAATTGCATTAAAAGATATGGTGAATACAGGAAAAACAAATGTAGTTGGCCGAATTGTGGAAGAGGAAATTTTCTTATTAGATTATTTACAAGCATGGGATAAATTCGGATTTACATTAAAGAAATAG
- a CDS encoding BglG family transcription antiterminator: MTKVHQRLISILEEFLEEKSMLNRAFLASRLHVSTKTIQKDIKLLNDILEENGAKIESQRGTGYELEIIQTKKFEEFCMSLFQKQTEKIPTSYEERVAYILQRILTTEGYVKLSQLAEEIYVSKSTVNLIMKDVTDICSRYKLQIEKRPYYGIRIVGEEFHIRSCLSQYGLPRYDHTLFHEQFEQSDTYLSLPHIPLIRSVILKYIEGGTIYLSDIEIDNLVIHIAIALRRCEHQHYMKGLNKEQAELIIKKEYAIAKQIVGDLEKELHLSFPEEEVLYVTMHLLSTAVTAKDRYENVEELLGKDLYAFMQHILFKVAEERNLIFYYDEELLFGFGVHLKTLLNRLKYKLNTRNPLLAEVKKNYPYAFEIAVLVGEIIGEYTGESIPESEIGYIAIHFGGAMSRLQEQNQKKRCLLVCATGQGSAQLLKYKILSQFRDKLEIVGITGYYQLKVEDLYKEKIDCIISTIHIPSGLPVPVIKVNSIFDDKEIKSIGQQLFTHVNNSVQQYIKEDLIFLNHSASTKEEVIQFLCEKAAQKNYVPENFYDSVMERENTSPTAVGNLVAIPHPMQLLSAETFLIFCTLEKAVDWGDKKVQLIILFSVKRNNNEDLQRLYDFLYDIMSSQSVIEKLTQTEGIEDFQEMLLSV, from the coding sequence ATGACAAAGGTGCATCAGCGATTAATTTCTATTTTAGAGGAGTTTTTAGAAGAGAAATCGATGTTAAATCGAGCTTTTTTAGCGAGCCGTTTACATGTATCAACGAAGACGATTCAAAAAGATATAAAATTATTAAATGATATATTGGAAGAAAACGGAGCGAAAATTGAATCGCAAAGAGGGACTGGATATGAACTAGAAATTATACAAACGAAGAAGTTTGAAGAGTTTTGCATGAGTCTATTTCAAAAACAGACGGAAAAAATCCCAACGTCTTATGAAGAAAGGGTAGCTTACATTCTACAACGTATTTTAACGACAGAAGGGTATGTAAAGCTTTCACAGTTAGCAGAGGAGATTTATGTGAGTAAATCGACTGTAAATTTAATTATGAAAGATGTTACAGATATATGTAGTCGCTATAAACTGCAAATTGAAAAGAGACCGTATTATGGTATACGTATTGTGGGTGAGGAATTTCATATTCGTTCTTGTTTATCACAATATGGTTTACCGCGTTATGACCATACTCTGTTTCATGAGCAATTTGAGCAGAGTGATACATATTTATCGTTACCTCATATACCGCTTATCCGTTCGGTTATATTAAAGTATATCGAGGGAGGGACGATATATTTATCAGATATAGAAATTGATAATTTAGTCATTCATATTGCAATTGCATTAAGGCGTTGTGAACATCAACATTATATGAAAGGACTAAATAAGGAGCAAGCGGAACTTATTATAAAGAAAGAATATGCAATTGCGAAACAGATTGTAGGAGATTTAGAGAAAGAGTTGCATCTTTCATTTCCAGAAGAAGAAGTTTTATATGTGACAATGCATTTATTAAGCACTGCTGTTACAGCGAAAGATCGTTATGAAAATGTGGAAGAACTATTAGGGAAAGATCTATATGCATTCATGCAACATATTCTTTTTAAAGTAGCGGAAGAACGGAATCTTATTTTTTATTATGATGAAGAATTATTATTTGGGTTTGGTGTCCATTTAAAAACATTATTAAATCGTTTGAAGTATAAGTTAAATACGAGAAATCCTCTTTTGGCAGAAGTGAAAAAGAATTATCCGTATGCTTTTGAAATTGCGGTTCTCGTTGGAGAGATAATTGGTGAATATACAGGAGAATCGATCCCGGAAAGTGAAATTGGTTATATTGCAATTCACTTCGGCGGAGCGATGAGTCGTTTACAGGAACAGAATCAAAAGAAAAGATGTTTATTAGTTTGTGCAACTGGTCAAGGAAGTGCCCAACTATTGAAATATAAAATTCTATCACAGTTCCGAGATAAATTAGAGATTGTAGGTATTACCGGTTATTATCAATTGAAAGTGGAGGATCTTTATAAAGAAAAGATAGATTGTATTATTAGTACGATTCATATACCAAGTGGTTTACCTGTGCCTGTTATAAAAGTAAACTCAATATTTGACGATAAAGAGATTAAGTCAATTGGTCAGCAGTTGTTTACACATGTGAATAATAGTGTGCAGCAATATATTAAGGAAGATTTAATCTTTTTAAATCATAGTGCTTCTACGAAAGAAGAGGTTATTCAGTTTTTATGTGAGAAAGCTGCTCAGAAAAACTATGTACCAGAAAACTTTTATGATTCTGTTATGGAAAGAGAAAATACATCTCCGACAGCGGTTGGGAATTTAGTTGCGATTCCTCATCCGATGCAGTTATTAAGTGCGGAAACATTTTTGATATTTTGTACACTTGAAAAGGCTGTTGATTGGGGAGATAAAAAAGTACAACTAATTATTTTATTTAGTGTAAAGCGCAATAATAATGAAGATTTACAACGGCTTTATGATTTTTTATATGATATTATGTCTAGTCAAAGTGTGATAGAGAAACTAACTCAAACAGAAGGTATTGAAGATTTTCAAGAGATGTTACTATCGGTTTAA